One region of Camelina sativa cultivar DH55 chromosome 6, Cs, whole genome shotgun sequence genomic DNA includes:
- the LOC104793763 gene encoding ribonucleoside-diphosphate reductase large subunit-like isoform X2, with the protein MYVVKRDGWVETFDLEKIKVRLKKLCSYHCNPLLVAQKVSARFYNGITTTQLDELAADAAASMSCNHPHYAYLAARIAVSNLHKNTKNSFSETVAEIYHRVDETSGLKASLIDEHVSRIVMENAARLDSEIIYDRDFDYDYFGFKTLERLYLLKVNGKVVERPQHMLMRVAVGIHMEDIDSAIKSYHLLSQRLFTHASPTLIHAGTPKPQLSSSFLICMKDDSIEATLQKCAAVSKSTGSISVSVHNIRVTNGIVPILDDVAQGGGPFVVYMEPWHADIFEFIKLQKNHGKVEEHMARALWIPDLFMERVKSDGKWSLFCPNEAPGLADCWGLDFERLYTKYEREGKAKKVFEALDLYFDILTSQDSCNRKSNQQNLGTINSSSLCTGVIEYTSPTETAVCNIASIALPRFVREKDIPLESHPSMLAGSLRSRSRYFDFDKLAEVTATVTNDLDRIIDRTNYPVETAKTSNMRHRPICIGVQGLADAFVLLGMPFDSLQAKQLNMDIFETIYYHALNASSDLAARYNAYETYKGSPMSKGILQPDMWNVTPSNRWDWDFLRDMISKNGVRNSLLVSLMPTASTSQILGNNESFEPYASNIYSRRGLSGEFILVNKHLLHDLTEMGLWTPTLKEKVIIENGSICNVPEIPDDLKAIYRTAWEIKQKTVVDMATDRGCYIDQSQSLNIRLEEPTHRKLSSLHFYVWRKGLKTGMHCLMTDPAIKKVNPAMAAINSSTTAPIYSSSSSWKNKHLPTPRTLAVVSYFATIISFYCSSYYISLTSTKKLIPLAFFSVCFVPLFPLPRLNLENRFNGIHRWALCKSVGSFACYYFFNWLGSSIKMESDMFLMNTSLFFLFYLIAMDHIYDTNEHVGLCDGILFAGFGLMTEENTIPQFVVICVGSVLCFLKNFRQLWKCHGGSQLEDGDGDDDSLTADNMGKARTVAVISYFATVCLFLRSTFFASLPIKKLWVPVITFVVCTLLLFPLPRLRLQRRLNNTHSYAICKSIGSFGCNYAFNSLGSSVTLDQDSFLSQASLTFAILLIAFDYLYEVDEDFQVCDGYLFAGFGLMMGQQKIPQWVVAVIGIGLCFIKNYLQLWRKADALKYPISKRCDIENKGSERDHDE; encoded by the exons ATGTACGTGGTGAAACGCGATGGATGGGTGGAAACTTTTGACTTGGAGAAGATTAAAGTGCGACTTAAGAAGCTTTGCAGTTACCATTGTAACCCGCTCCTCGTTGCTCAAAAAGTCTCTGCTCGTTTCTACAATGGAATCACCACGACTCAACTCGACGAATTGGCTGCTGACGCGGCTGCTTCCATGTCTTGCAACCATCCTCATTATGCCTAC cTTGCTGCTAGGATTGCTGTCTCAAATCTTCACAAGAACACTAAGAATTCATTTTCTGAGAC GGTTGCAGAAATATACCACCGTGTCGATGAGACATCTGGACTCAAGGCTTCTCTAATAGATGAGCATGTATCTAGGATAGTTATGGAG aaCGCTGCTCGTCTGGATAGTGAAATCATATATGACCGTGATTTTGATTATGATTACTTCGGGTTTAAAACGCTTGAGAGGTTGTATCTCTTGAAAGTCAATGGGAAAGTTGTTGAAAGGCCTCAACACATGCTCATGAGGGTTGCTGTTGGCATCCACATGGAAGATATTGATTCCGCAATAAAAAGTTACCATTTGCTGTCTCAGAGATTGTTCACTCATGCGTCTCCTACTCTCATCCATGCAGGAACTCCAAAGCctcaa TTAAGTAGCAGCTTTCTTATCTGCATGAAAGATGATAGCATCGAGGCCACACTCCAAAAGTGTGCTGCTGTAAGCAAATCTACTGGCAGTATTAGTGTTTCAGTTCATAACATTCGGGTCACAAATGGCATTGTTCCAATTCTGGATGATGTTGCTCAAGGAGGAG GACCCTTTGTTGTATACATGGAGCCATGGCATGCTGACATCTTTGAGTTTATAAAGCTCCAGAAGAACCACGGAAAG GTGGAGGAGCATATGGCTAGAGCTCTCTGGATTCCAGATCTTTTCATGGAGAGAGTCAAGAGTGATGGGAAGTGGTCACTGTTTTGTCCTAATGAAGCTCCAGGATTGGCTGATTGCTGGGGCCTAGATTTTGAGAGACTTTACACAAAGTATGAAAGAGAG GGAAAGGCCAAGAAGGTTTTTGAGGCGTTGGACCTTTATTTTGACATCTTGACATCTCAG GATTCATGCAACAGAAAAAGCAATCAGCAAAATCTTGGTACCATAAACTCCTCCAGTTTATGTACTGGAGTTATTGAGTACACTAGTCCAACAGAAACTGCTGTTTGCAATATTGCGTCGATTGCTTTGCCCAGATTTGTTAGGGAGAAA GACATCCCATTGGAGTCTCATCCATCTATGCTTGCTGGCAGTCTGCGCTCAAGGAGTCGTTACTTTGATTTTGACAAGCTAGCCGAG GTAACTGCTACTGTTACTAATGATCTCGATAGGATAATAGACAGAACCAACTATCCTGTGGAGACTGCAAAAACTTCAAACATGCGTCATAGACCTATTTGTATTGGTGTACAAGGTCTTGCAGATGCATTTGTCCTACTTGGAATGCCATTTGACTCTCTACAG GCCAAACAACTAAATATGGATATATTCGAAACCATATACTACCATGCACTCAATGCATCTTCAGACCTTGCTGCAAGATATAATGCGTATGAGACATACAAAGGAAGTCCCATGAGCAAG GGGATTCTTCAACCTGACATGTGGAATGTGACTCCATCAAACCGCTGGGACTGGGATTTTCTTAGGGACATGATATCAAAGAATGGAGTGAGGAACTCTCTTTTAGTATCACTGATGCCAACTGCTTCAACCAGTCAGATTCTCGGGAACAATGAATCTTTCGAGCCATATGCATCAAACATCTACAGCCGCAGAGGATTGAG TGGGGAATTCATACTTGTAAATAAGCATCTTCTTCATGATTTGACTGAAATGGGTCTTTGGACTCCAACACTGAAAGAGAAGGTCATTATTGAGAATGGTTCGATATGTAATGTCCCTGAGATACCTGATGACTTGAAAGCTATCTACAG AACTGCATGggagattaaacaaaaaaccgTGGTTGACATGGCTACTGATCGTGGATGCTACATAGATCAAAGCCAGAGCTTAAATATACGCTTGGAAGAACCTACCCACCGAAAGCTCAGTTCCTTACACTTCTATGTTTGGCGTAAG GGTCTGAAAACTGGGATGCACTGCCTGATGACTGACCCTGCGATCAAG AAAGTAAATCCTGCGATGGCGGCGATCAATTCGTCTACAACGGCGCCGAtctattcatcttcttcctcatggaAGAACAAGCATCTTCCCACACCAAGAACCCTTGCCGTTGTATCGTACTTCGCCACCATTATCTCCTTCTACTGCTCATCCTATTACATTTCTCTTACGTCAACAAAGAAACTGATTCCGCTCGCCTTCTTCTCAGTGTGCTTCGTCCCACTTTTCCCACTCCCTCGTCTGAATCTTGAGAACCGCTTCAATGGTATACACCGTTGGGCTTTGTGTAAGTCGGTTGGTTCTTTCGCTTGCTACTACTTCTTTAATTGGCTAGGCTCATCTATCAAGATGGAGAGTGACATGTTCTTGATGAACACGtctctgttcttcctcttctatcTCATCGCCATGGATCATATCTACGACACTAATGAACATGTCGGTCTGTGTGATGGTATCTTATTTGCGGGTTTTGGTTTGATGACGGAGGAAAATACCATCCCCCAATTCGTTGTTATTTGTGTTGGTTCAGTACTCTGCTTCTTGAAAAACTTCCGTCAATTATGGAAATGTCATGGAGGGAGTCAGCTtgaagacggagatggagaTGATGACAGTCTCACCGCTGACAATATGGGGAAGGCCAGAACAGTTGCCGTCATATCCTACTTTGCCACCGTCTGCCTCTTCCTCCGCTCAACGTTCTTCGCCTCTCTCCCAATTAAAAAGCTTTGGGTCCCGGTCATCACTTTCGTCGTATGTACCCTTCTACTCTTTCCCCTCCCACGGCTACGTCTTCAGAGGCGTCTGAACAACACACACAGTTACGCCATCTGTAAATCCATTGGGTCGTTTGGGTGCAATTACGCCTTCAACTCGTTGGGATCTTCGGTTACTCTCGATCAGGATAGTTTTCTGAGTCAAGCTTCACTCACATTTGCCATCTTATTAATTGCTTTCGATTACTTGTATGAAGTTGATGAGGATTTTCAAGTGTGCGATGGTTATCTTTTCGCTGGCTTTGGCTTGATGATGGGTCAGCAAAAGATACCACAGTGGGTTGTCGCTGTGATAGGAATAGGTCTTTGTTTTATTAAGAACTACTTGCAGCTATGGAGGAAGGCTGATGCTCTCAAGTATCCTATAAGTAAAAGGTGTGACATTGAGAATAAAGGGAGCGAGAGGGATCATGatgagtaa
- the LOC104793763 gene encoding ribonucleoside-diphosphate reductase large subunit-like isoform X1: MYVVKRDGWVETFDLEKIKVRLKKLCSYHCNPLLVAQKVSARFYNGITTTQLDELAADAAASMSCNHPHYAYLAARIAVSNLHKNTKNSFSETVAEIYHRVDETSGLKASLIDEHVSRIVMENAARLDSEIIYDRDFDYDYFGFKTLERLYLLKVNGKVVERPQHMLMRVAVGIHMEDIDSAIKSYHLLSQRLFTHASPTLIHAGTPKPQLSSSFLICMKDDSIEATLQKCAAVSKSTGSISVSVHNIRVTNGIVPILDDVAQGGGPFVVYMEPWHADIFEFIKLQKNHGKVEEHMARALWIPDLFMERVKSDGKWSLFCPNEAPGLADCWGLDFERLYTKYEREGKAKKVFEALDLYFDILTSQVETGMPYMLFKDSCNRKSNQQNLGTINSSSLCTGVIEYTSPTETAVCNIASIALPRFVREKDIPLESHPSMLAGSLRSRSRYFDFDKLAEVTATVTNDLDRIIDRTNYPVETAKTSNMRHRPICIGVQGLADAFVLLGMPFDSLQAKQLNMDIFETIYYHALNASSDLAARYNAYETYKGSPMSKGILQPDMWNVTPSNRWDWDFLRDMISKNGVRNSLLVSLMPTASTSQILGNNESFEPYASNIYSRRGLSGEFILVNKHLLHDLTEMGLWTPTLKEKVIIENGSICNVPEIPDDLKAIYRTAWEIKQKTVVDMATDRGCYIDQSQSLNIRLEEPTHRKLSSLHFYVWRKGLKTGMHCLMTDPAIKKVNPAMAAINSSTTAPIYSSSSSWKNKHLPTPRTLAVVSYFATIISFYCSSYYISLTSTKKLIPLAFFSVCFVPLFPLPRLNLENRFNGIHRWALCKSVGSFACYYFFNWLGSSIKMESDMFLMNTSLFFLFYLIAMDHIYDTNEHVGLCDGILFAGFGLMTEENTIPQFVVICVGSVLCFLKNFRQLWKCHGGSQLEDGDGDDDSLTADNMGKARTVAVISYFATVCLFLRSTFFASLPIKKLWVPVITFVVCTLLLFPLPRLRLQRRLNNTHSYAICKSIGSFGCNYAFNSLGSSVTLDQDSFLSQASLTFAILLIAFDYLYEVDEDFQVCDGYLFAGFGLMMGQQKIPQWVVAVIGIGLCFIKNYLQLWRKADALKYPISKRCDIENKGSERDHDE, translated from the exons ATGTACGTGGTGAAACGCGATGGATGGGTGGAAACTTTTGACTTGGAGAAGATTAAAGTGCGACTTAAGAAGCTTTGCAGTTACCATTGTAACCCGCTCCTCGTTGCTCAAAAAGTCTCTGCTCGTTTCTACAATGGAATCACCACGACTCAACTCGACGAATTGGCTGCTGACGCGGCTGCTTCCATGTCTTGCAACCATCCTCATTATGCCTAC cTTGCTGCTAGGATTGCTGTCTCAAATCTTCACAAGAACACTAAGAATTCATTTTCTGAGAC GGTTGCAGAAATATACCACCGTGTCGATGAGACATCTGGACTCAAGGCTTCTCTAATAGATGAGCATGTATCTAGGATAGTTATGGAG aaCGCTGCTCGTCTGGATAGTGAAATCATATATGACCGTGATTTTGATTATGATTACTTCGGGTTTAAAACGCTTGAGAGGTTGTATCTCTTGAAAGTCAATGGGAAAGTTGTTGAAAGGCCTCAACACATGCTCATGAGGGTTGCTGTTGGCATCCACATGGAAGATATTGATTCCGCAATAAAAAGTTACCATTTGCTGTCTCAGAGATTGTTCACTCATGCGTCTCCTACTCTCATCCATGCAGGAACTCCAAAGCctcaa TTAAGTAGCAGCTTTCTTATCTGCATGAAAGATGATAGCATCGAGGCCACACTCCAAAAGTGTGCTGCTGTAAGCAAATCTACTGGCAGTATTAGTGTTTCAGTTCATAACATTCGGGTCACAAATGGCATTGTTCCAATTCTGGATGATGTTGCTCAAGGAGGAG GACCCTTTGTTGTATACATGGAGCCATGGCATGCTGACATCTTTGAGTTTATAAAGCTCCAGAAGAACCACGGAAAG GTGGAGGAGCATATGGCTAGAGCTCTCTGGATTCCAGATCTTTTCATGGAGAGAGTCAAGAGTGATGGGAAGTGGTCACTGTTTTGTCCTAATGAAGCTCCAGGATTGGCTGATTGCTGGGGCCTAGATTTTGAGAGACTTTACACAAAGTATGAAAGAGAG GGAAAGGCCAAGAAGGTTTTTGAGGCGTTGGACCTTTATTTTGACATCTTGACATCTCAGGTAGAAACAGGAATGCCATACATGCTTTTCAAG GATTCATGCAACAGAAAAAGCAATCAGCAAAATCTTGGTACCATAAACTCCTCCAGTTTATGTACTGGAGTTATTGAGTACACTAGTCCAACAGAAACTGCTGTTTGCAATATTGCGTCGATTGCTTTGCCCAGATTTGTTAGGGAGAAA GACATCCCATTGGAGTCTCATCCATCTATGCTTGCTGGCAGTCTGCGCTCAAGGAGTCGTTACTTTGATTTTGACAAGCTAGCCGAG GTAACTGCTACTGTTACTAATGATCTCGATAGGATAATAGACAGAACCAACTATCCTGTGGAGACTGCAAAAACTTCAAACATGCGTCATAGACCTATTTGTATTGGTGTACAAGGTCTTGCAGATGCATTTGTCCTACTTGGAATGCCATTTGACTCTCTACAG GCCAAACAACTAAATATGGATATATTCGAAACCATATACTACCATGCACTCAATGCATCTTCAGACCTTGCTGCAAGATATAATGCGTATGAGACATACAAAGGAAGTCCCATGAGCAAG GGGATTCTTCAACCTGACATGTGGAATGTGACTCCATCAAACCGCTGGGACTGGGATTTTCTTAGGGACATGATATCAAAGAATGGAGTGAGGAACTCTCTTTTAGTATCACTGATGCCAACTGCTTCAACCAGTCAGATTCTCGGGAACAATGAATCTTTCGAGCCATATGCATCAAACATCTACAGCCGCAGAGGATTGAG TGGGGAATTCATACTTGTAAATAAGCATCTTCTTCATGATTTGACTGAAATGGGTCTTTGGACTCCAACACTGAAAGAGAAGGTCATTATTGAGAATGGTTCGATATGTAATGTCCCTGAGATACCTGATGACTTGAAAGCTATCTACAG AACTGCATGggagattaaacaaaaaaccgTGGTTGACATGGCTACTGATCGTGGATGCTACATAGATCAAAGCCAGAGCTTAAATATACGCTTGGAAGAACCTACCCACCGAAAGCTCAGTTCCTTACACTTCTATGTTTGGCGTAAG GGTCTGAAAACTGGGATGCACTGCCTGATGACTGACCCTGCGATCAAG AAAGTAAATCCTGCGATGGCGGCGATCAATTCGTCTACAACGGCGCCGAtctattcatcttcttcctcatggaAGAACAAGCATCTTCCCACACCAAGAACCCTTGCCGTTGTATCGTACTTCGCCACCATTATCTCCTTCTACTGCTCATCCTATTACATTTCTCTTACGTCAACAAAGAAACTGATTCCGCTCGCCTTCTTCTCAGTGTGCTTCGTCCCACTTTTCCCACTCCCTCGTCTGAATCTTGAGAACCGCTTCAATGGTATACACCGTTGGGCTTTGTGTAAGTCGGTTGGTTCTTTCGCTTGCTACTACTTCTTTAATTGGCTAGGCTCATCTATCAAGATGGAGAGTGACATGTTCTTGATGAACACGtctctgttcttcctcttctatcTCATCGCCATGGATCATATCTACGACACTAATGAACATGTCGGTCTGTGTGATGGTATCTTATTTGCGGGTTTTGGTTTGATGACGGAGGAAAATACCATCCCCCAATTCGTTGTTATTTGTGTTGGTTCAGTACTCTGCTTCTTGAAAAACTTCCGTCAATTATGGAAATGTCATGGAGGGAGTCAGCTtgaagacggagatggagaTGATGACAGTCTCACCGCTGACAATATGGGGAAGGCCAGAACAGTTGCCGTCATATCCTACTTTGCCACCGTCTGCCTCTTCCTCCGCTCAACGTTCTTCGCCTCTCTCCCAATTAAAAAGCTTTGGGTCCCGGTCATCACTTTCGTCGTATGTACCCTTCTACTCTTTCCCCTCCCACGGCTACGTCTTCAGAGGCGTCTGAACAACACACACAGTTACGCCATCTGTAAATCCATTGGGTCGTTTGGGTGCAATTACGCCTTCAACTCGTTGGGATCTTCGGTTACTCTCGATCAGGATAGTTTTCTGAGTCAAGCTTCACTCACATTTGCCATCTTATTAATTGCTTTCGATTACTTGTATGAAGTTGATGAGGATTTTCAAGTGTGCGATGGTTATCTTTTCGCTGGCTTTGGCTTGATGATGGGTCAGCAAAAGATACCACAGTGGGTTGTCGCTGTGATAGGAATAGGTCTTTGTTTTATTAAGAACTACTTGCAGCTATGGAGGAAGGCTGATGCTCTCAAGTATCCTATAAGTAAAAGGTGTGACATTGAGAATAAAGGGAGCGAGAGGGATCATGatgagtaa
- the LOC104793764 gene encoding glutathione S-transferase F8, chloroplastic-like, whose amino-acid sequence MASSTIKVHGVPMSTATMRVLAALYEKDLQFELIPVDMRAGAHKQEPFLSLNPFGQIPALQDGDLTIFESRAITQYIAEEYSEKGEKLFCPGCKEVKAATLIWLQVEGQQFDPIASKLAFERVFKGMFGMTTDPAAVLDLESKLAKVLDIYEARLATSPFVACDCFTLADLHHLPAIHYLMSTESKQLFESRPKVSEWVNKITARPAWAKVVDLLKQ is encoded by the exons atgGCAAGTAGTACTATCAAGGTTCACGGAGTTCCCATGTCCACGGCGACCATGCGGGTCCTAGCTGCTCTCTACGAGAAGGATCTCCAATTCGAGCTGATCCCCGTCGATATGAGAGCCGGTGCTCACAAGCAAGAACCCTTCCTCTCCCTCAAC CCCTTCGGACAAATTCCTGCTCTCCAGGACGGTGATCTGACGATTTTCG AGTCGAGAGCCATCACACAGTACATAGCAGAGGAATACAGTGAGAAAGGCGAAAAGCTATTCTGCCCTGGCTGCAAGGAGGTCAAGGCTGCTACTCTCATCTGGCTTCAAGTTGAAGGTCAACAGTTTGACCCTATCGCTTCTAAGCTTGCCTTCGAGCGTGTCTTCAAAGGCATGTTCGGTATGACCACTGACCCCGCCGCTGTCCTAGACCTCGAATCCAAGCTCGCTAAAGTCTTGGATATCTACGAGGCCAGGCTCGCCACTTCTCCCTTCGTCGCTTGCGATTGCTTCACTTTGGCTGATCTTCACCACCTCCCTGCCATCCATTACCTCATGTCCACCGAATCCAAGCAGCTCTTCGAGTCTCGCCCTAAAGTTAGCGAGTGGGTCAACAAGATCACTGCCAGACCTGCTTGGGCTAAGGTCGTTGACCTCCTCAAGcagtga
- the LOC104793765 gene encoding putative indole-3-acetic acid-amido synthetase GH3.9, translated as MDVMKLDYNYKGENALKELERITSKAAEVQENILCGILERNKDIKYLSKYMKGPKDVLEFKRSVPIITYKDIYPYIHRIANGEDSSLITGHPITEILCSSGTSGGEPKLMPTISEDLDRRTFLYNLIIPIVNKYIPGLDKGKAMYLNFVKAETSTPCGIPIRAVLTSYYKSKHFQCRPYDPFNDLTSPIQTILCEDSNQSMYCQLLAALIQRHKVMRLGAVFASAFLRAISYLEQKWSELCEDIRSGRLNPMITDPGCQTAMSSLLTSPNPELASEIEEICRGSSWKGILCQLWPKAKFIEAVVTGSMSQYIPALELFSQGKIPLVCPMYASSETYFGVNVEPLSKPSDVVFTLLPNMCYFEFIPLGKNGTLSFDLDDDEQVPCDKVVDLVSVKLGRYYELVVTTFAGLYRYRIGDVLQVAGFYNKAPQFRFICRRNVVLSIDLDKTNEEDLHRSITLAKKKLGALLLEYTSYADTSSLPGHYVLFWEIQGKLEPKLVEECCVAVEEELDYIYRQCRTKERSIGALEIRVVKPGTFEKLMDMIISQGGSFNQYKTPRCVKYNSATFKLLNGHVTASFFSTRDPTWVP; from the exons ATGGATGTAATGAAGCTTGATTACAACTACAAAGGTGAAAATGCATTAAAAGAGCTTGAGAGAATCACCTCCAAAGCTGCTGAGGTTCAAGAAAACATTTTATGTGGGATCTTAGAAAGAAACAAGGACATAAAGTACTTGAGTAAGTACATGAAAGGCCCTAAGGACGTTTTGGAGTTTAAACGCTCTGTGCCAATCATCACGTACAAAGATATATATCCGTACATTCATAGAATTGCTAATGGAGAAGACTCTTCTCTTATTACTGGCCATCCTATTACTGAAATATTATGCAG CTCTGGGACTTCTGGTGGAGAGCCAAAGCTAATGCCGACCATTTCAGAAGATCTTGATCGCCGAACTTTTCTCTACAATCTTATCATTCCAATTGTGAACAA gtaCATACCTGGACTTGACAAAGGAAAAGCAATGTACCTTAATTTTGTAAAGGCGGAAACATCAACTCCTTGTGGTATACCAATCAGAGCTGTCCTCACTAGTTACTACAAGAGCAAGCATTTCCAATGTAGACCTTATGATCCATTCAACGACTTAACCAGTCCGATCCAAACCATCCTTTGTGAAGACAGCAACCAAAGCATGTACTGTCAGCTACTAGCCGCTCTGATTCAGCGCCACAAAGTGATGCGTTTGGGAGCTGTCTTTGCTTCAGCGTTTCTCCGTGCAATCTCTTATCTTGAGCAGAAATGGAGTGAGCTCTGTGAAGACATCCGCAGTGGTCGTCTGAATCCCATGATCACCGATCCAGGGTGCCAAACCGCAATGTCTAGTCTTTTAACGTCGCCGAATCCAGAGTTAGCTAGCGAGATCGAAGAGATCTGTAGAGGCTCGTCGTGGAAAGGGATTCTGTGTCAGCTCTGGCCTAAAGCAAAGTTCATCGAAGCAGTAGTGACGGGCTCCATGTCTCAATACATACCAGCACTTGAGTTGTTTAGCCAAGGCAAGATTCCATTGGTTTGTCCAATGTATGCTTCCTCTGAGACTTACTTTGGAGTCAACGTGGAACCACTCTCCAAACCATCCGACGTTGTTTTCACTCTCTTGCCTAACATGTGCTACTTCGAGTTTATTCCTCTCGGCAAAAACGGGACACTCTCTTTTGATCTCGACGACGATGAGCAAGTCCCCTGTGATAAAGTTGTTGATTTGGTCAGTGTCAAACTCGGTCGCTACTATGAGCTGGTCGTCACAACTTTCGCAG GTTTGTACCGTTACAGAATCGGCGACGTCCTTCAAGTGGCGGGGTTCTACAACAAGGCACCACAGTTTCGGTTTATCTGCAGGAGAAACGTGGTTCTAAGCATCGACTTGGACAAAACCAACGAAGAAGATCTACACAGGAGCATAACGTTAGCCAAGAAGAAGCTTGGT GCGTTGCTTTTGGAGTACACGAGCTACGCGGACACCTCATCGCTGCCAGGGCACTACGTGCTCTTCTGGGAGATCCAAGGGAAGCTGGAGCCGAAACTGGTAGAAGAGTGTTGCGTAGCGGTTGAAGAAGAGCTGGACTATATCTACAGACAGTGCAGGACGAAAGAGAGATCGATAGGGGCGTTAGAGATAAGAGTGGTGAAACCAGGAACGTTCGAGAAACTGATGGATATGATTATAAGCCAAGGAGGGTCGTTCAATCAGTATAAAACGCCGAGATGTGTCAAGTACAACAGTGCAACGTTCAAGCTCTTGAACGGACACGTAACCGCTTCTTTCTTTAGCACTCGTGACCCGACTTGGGTCCCGTGA
- the LOC104793766 gene encoding dol-P-Man:Man(5)GlcNAc(2)-PP-Dol alpha-1,3-mannosyltransferase-like, whose amino-acid sequence MAGASSPASLRASRSRRHGKDTVRSDLFKNATIPFVFALILADAILVALIIAYVPYTKIDWDAYMSQVSGFLGGERDYGNLKGDTGPLVYPAGFLYVYSAVQSLTGGQVYPAQILFGVLYIVNLAIVLFIYVKTDVVPWWALSLLCLSKRIHSIFVLRLFNDCFAMTLLHASVALFLCRKWHLGMVVFSGAVSIKMNVLLYAPPLLLLLLKAMNIVGVVSALAGAALVQILVGLPFLITYPVSYITNAFDLGRVFIHFWSVNFKFVPERLFVSKEFAVCLLVVQLCLLAAFANYKWCKHEGGIIGFMRSRHFFLTLPSSLSFSDASTSGIPTKEHIVTAMFVGNFIGIVCARSLHYQFYSWYFYSLPYLLWKTLFPTWLRLVLFVGIELCWNVYPSTPASSGLLMCLHLTTLMGLWFAPSDNPYQVKEDKNSQRHKKHM is encoded by the exons atGGCGGGAGCCTCATCACCGGCGAGTTTGAGAGCCTCTCGTAGCCGTCGGCACGGGAAGGATACGGTTCGATCCGATCTCTTCAAAAACGCTACAATTCCTTTCGTATTCGCGCTAATTCTCGCTGATGCAATCCTCGTCGCACTTATCATCGCTTATGTTCCAT ACACGAAGATCGATTGGGATGCTTACATGTCACAG GTTAGTGGGTTTCTCGGGGGAGAGAGAGACTATGGGAACCTGAAAGGTGATACAGGGCCATTGGTTTACCCGGCCGGTTTCCTCTATGTTTACTCTGCAGTGCAGAGCTTAACTGGAGGGCAAGTCTACCCAGCTCAG ATTCTTTTTGGTGTTCTCTACATTGTCAATCTGGCTATCGTCCTCTTCATCTATGTCAAGACTGATGTG GTGCCATGGTGGGCGCTAAGTCTACTATGTTTATCCAAGAGAATACATTCAATCTTTGTTCTCCGTCTCTTTAATGATTGTTTTGCCATGACTCTCCTACATGCGTCTGTGGCTCTCTTTCTCTGTCGTAAATGGCACCTCGGGATGGTTGTTTTCAG TGGAGCTGTTTCGATAAAGATGAATGTACTTTTGTATGCTCCACCTTTGTTACTTCTGCTACTAAAG GCCATGAATATAGTTGGAGTGGTGTCCGCTTTAGCTGGTGCAGCTCTTGTTCAG ATACTCGTGGGATTGCCCTTTCTGATCACATATCCGGTTTCATACATAACAAACGCTTTTGATCTTGGGCGTGTTTTTATTCACTTCTG GTCTGTTAACTTCAAATTTGTACCAGAACGACTTTTTGTGTCCAAAGAGTTTGCAGTATGCTTGCTCGTTGTTCAACTTTGTCTTCTTGCCGCGTTTGCGAATTATAAATGGTGCAA GCATGAAGGCGGGATAATAGGCTTCATGCGTTCTAGGCATTTTTTCTTGACGCTTCCGTCTTCACTCTCGTTCAGTGATGCCTCAACCTCAGGGATTCCTACGAAAGAAC ATATTGTCACGGCCATGTTTGTTGGGAATTTCATTGGAATTGTATGTGCTCGCTCTCTGCACTACCAGTTCTACTCATG GTACTTCTATTCGCTGCCTTATCTGCTATGGAAAACACTGTTTCCCACTTGGCTACG GTTGGTCTTGTTCGTTGGTATAGAGCTCTGTTGGAACGTGTATCCATCAACACCAGCCTCCTCGGGTTTGCTAATGTGTCTACACTTAACCACCCTAATGGGTCTCTGGTTTGCTCCTTCAGACAATCCTTACCAagtcaaagaagacaaaaactcCCAAAGACACAAAAAGCATATGTGA